DNA sequence from the Ischnura elegans chromosome 8, ioIscEleg1.1, whole genome shotgun sequence genome:
CAAGTGcttactttaatttaatttaacctGTCTGAGCTCGCTCCTCTAGCTCCATGACCACGTCAAGTATCTTTCTTTTCGCTTCTCGCATCAGAGACGGAGGCAAAGCTTTAACCGTCATTGCGATGCTCTTGAAAAACACATCAGTGCTGTCCTCCTCATTCCTCGGCGAGTTCATGCCCAACTTTGCCAAAATGTATTTCCTCTCGTTGGacctaatggaataaaaaaacaagatgaGTCTTTAATATTAAATGATACCAACTGCACTCGCCACGTGGATCAATTTATGACTTCAGTCTAACACTACGTGATCATAATCTTATTTTTAAGGacgaaaataagaaattttgttTGGAATAGTATAGATGTGTTTTCTCTCATTGGATccaattgaagaaaaaaagataaattgttAATGCTATCAGTTGTACCAGCCATGTTGATCCATCTAAGAATTTAGACTAACACTACGTGATCATAATCCTATTTTCTTGAAGAAAATGGTCAAGTTTGTTTGGAATAGGGCATTGCGAGAAGATTATCTCCTAAATTCGTCAGCAAGAACTAAGAAACATGCACCAGCATTTGATATTACAAAGTCTCTTTCTGGCCGTATCATTATTTCAGTGCGTGTAccaataagtaacttgataaaattgaTCTCACCTTTCTTCGGCGATGCGGAAAAGTCTTTCCTCAACAGTTGCAATATCTGTTCTTCTTCTCTTCCGCGGTATTGGCGTGCTTTCCGCGGCCTGGGTGCGAGTGGTTGATGGAATAATTGGCGGAGGAGTTGGATTCCTCTCCACTGTTGGCTTTTCAACTATCGGCGCCACCTCTAAAATGTCTTCTGAGTCAGTAGCAAGTGGATCAACGGGTTCAGTCGATGTGGAAGTGTTCCTCTGAGACCTAGAATACAGAATTATATAGATAGTATGAGGTGATTGAGTGGTAATCATGGATCATTTAATGCTCATATTTATATGGAAAGcgaaagaataaactttattacgttcacttatatatttgtaaaaaaggacaaaaaaacaataattctgatttaaaatgttttagttataagtttctatttcacacgAGCGACATAATAAACCCACAACAGAGCATGTGCGCCATTTTTAAATTgatcattgtaaactggctggctGCGGTGAGCCAACccccatgaaaaaaattgtataaacctgtataaaatttgtatacattcttatacattgtcataACAATTAATTTGTATACATTCCAATGCAATTGTCATTACAATGTATaagaatttatacaaattttatacaggtttattcaattttttcagaggGGAAGGCTCATCGGTACAGCTTtaaatcgcgccttcggcgcgaccagCACGCGactacgacccgggtttcataacatagttacatcgtcaggtacgTTTTGAAATCCgggtcatgtttttttttcaaatatatcagtAAAACTAACAAAGCTTATTCTTCCACTTTCAGTAATGGAAAGTTTTCCTACAGTTaatcctgaaatcatcagttatagctccttttacttttattatttgtaGTTCTACTACACCTTCGGAGAGTAATAGCAAAGTCGTGAGCTACCGATGGAAGGTTTCCTGTTCCAAATACTGCGTGAAGCTTCCGGAAACCCACATAAAAATAATCGAAGCGATAGCTATCCCagagaaagaaaatgaatttgttaCATCACTCCAGCTGTGACCAATTCCAGAGGATACGAGACAGCTATCATTCAAAATGTCATTATTATTCCATTTCATTGAACCGCCATAGATTTTTAATATTCGTTGATTGCAATTGCGTTGATACTCACTCGTTATTGCTGGTCACGCTTTCTAAGAACGACAGAACGTCTGATACCATCCATTTTGTATATCTGGCTGGTGACAGGAAGCCATTTcctcgtttcctttctcttttacTTCTGTTGTACGCGTCCCTGATGTTCTTCCATCTCTTTTTGCAGGCATCCACTGAAATGTAAGAAAATGGCATTTTTACAAGCAATATCAGAGAGTTAAAATCCTCAACACATGAATATATCTGCTCACTGGATACCATACGCGTTTTTTACGCTTTCAATTAGGTGTCATGCCTCAGAGAATAACAAAGTCTTTTCGTGACATCAAAATTTTGTACCGTACTGGACAAGTTAGCGTTTGCTATGCTTTATTCTTAAATCGAAAGCCCTTTTCTGATCAGACATACCGAGACAAGCGTAGACTATGTATGGGGTCAAGCTCCAAGcaaaaattggcaattttaacAAAAACTTCTTGACCTCTACGT
Encoded proteins:
- the LOC124163694 gene encoding transcription factor Adf-1-like, with amino-acid sequence MSRTPASFTGDEDATLCELVGQHPCLFDQKDPDYKDILIRDNAWEEIATALDKKMDACKKRWKNIRDAYNRSKRERKRGNGFLSPARYTKWMVSDVLSFLESVTSNNESQRNTSTSTEPVDPLATDSEDILEVAPIVEKPTVERNPTPPPIIPSTTRTQAAESTPIPRKRRRTDIATVEERLFRIAEERSNERKYILAKLGMNSPRNEEDSTDVFFKSIAMTVKALPPSLMREAKRKILDVVMELEERAQTG